One Oryza glaberrima chromosome 11, OglaRS2, whole genome shotgun sequence genomic region harbors:
- the LOC127753929 gene encoding uncharacterized protein LOC127753929 has protein sequence MEKGTVGGIGMCDRLLTFLAKNLSMNRQKTITDGPRNDSSNNNGGHEEERGGEEDDDEFTIEIEKAEVLLVDEKDDDDDHKSITATILEEKSTEVATSNGGASVQKEDEEGGRRNDPPVAAEAATVAEAAPVKEEKKVKKTVTIKEESGAAAAAGSASSAVKRLLSKKRQASSSQLGGDHDGGQQTKPPARRPGLRPRMPSILRVPSNINEKSSSFIEERKKSFGGGGAGAGGKPEK, from the coding sequence ATGGAGAAAGGCACTGTAGGTGGCATTGGCATGTGTGACCGTCTCTTGACGTTCCTCGCCAAGAACCTGTCCATGAACCGGCAGAAGACCATCACCGATGGCCCAAGAAAtgacagcagcaacaacaatggCGGCCATGAAgaggaaagaggaggagaagaagacgacgacgagttCACCATTGAGATCGAGAAGGCCGAGGTGTTGCTAGTCGACGagaaagacgacgacgacgaccacaaGAGCATCACGGCCACCATTCTTGAAGAGAAAAGCACTGAAGTGGCGACGAGCAATGGAGGAGCAAGTGTGCAGAAGGAGGACGAAGAAGGTGGCCGTCGTAATGATCCTCCGGTGGCTGCAGAAGCTgcgacggtggcggaggcggcgccggtgaaggaggagaagaaggtgaaGAAGACGGTGACGATCAAGGAGGaatccggcgcggcggcggcggcggggtcggcgtcgtcggcggtgaaGAGGTTGCTGTCCAAGAAGAGGCAGGCGTCGTCGAGCCAGCTCGGAGgggatcacgacggcggccagCAGACgaagccgccggcgaggcggccggggCTCCGGCCGAGGATGCCGTCGATCCTGAGGGTGCCGTCCAACATCAACGAGAAGTCGTCGAGCTTCATCGAGGAGCGCAAGAagagcttcggcggcggcggtgccggcgccggcggcaagcCGGAGAAGTGA